From a single Mesorhizobium shangrilense genomic region:
- a CDS encoding polysaccharide deacetylase family protein encodes MSSANETPVPTWTWPEERLQTIMNRARAGRSLKPASWPQGGACAVALSFDSDHDTFELRDGGRSISALSQGQFGPRQGIPRIRRLLAREGIPATFFVPAVSAIHYPDEQRELIASGHEIGLHGWIHERNTLLDAQTERDLQMRAADTLEQITGVRPVGIRTPSWDFSDNTLRITADMGLLYDSSLMADVDCYELLLDGKPSGVIELPVEWIRDDAAYLVMDRWGGLRPQIAPHDILKIFIAEFDAAYDEGGIFQLTMHPDIIGHRSRIWIVEALVAHIRSRGKVWFATHADVVRHVKADCA; translated from the coding sequence GTGAGCAGCGCGAACGAAACCCCGGTCCCGACCTGGACATGGCCCGAAGAACGGTTGCAGACGATCATGAACCGCGCCCGTGCCGGGCGGAGCCTGAAACCCGCAAGCTGGCCGCAAGGCGGCGCCTGCGCCGTGGCGCTGTCGTTCGATAGCGACCACGACACGTTCGAGCTGCGCGATGGCGGGCGCTCGATCTCGGCCCTGTCGCAGGGCCAGTTCGGTCCCCGGCAAGGCATTCCGCGTATCCGCCGCTTGCTGGCGCGCGAAGGCATTCCGGCGACCTTCTTCGTTCCCGCTGTTTCGGCAATCCACTATCCCGATGAGCAGCGGGAGCTGATCGCCAGCGGTCACGAGATCGGGCTGCATGGCTGGATCCACGAGCGCAACACCTTGCTGGATGCACAGACCGAACGCGACCTGCAGATGCGCGCCGCCGACACGCTGGAACAGATCACCGGCGTGCGCCCTGTGGGCATTCGTACCCCCTCTTGGGATTTCAGCGACAACACGTTGCGCATCACCGCCGACATGGGGCTGCTCTACGACTCGTCCCTGATGGCCGACGTCGATTGCTACGAGCTTCTGCTCGACGGCAAGCCCAGCGGCGTCATCGAACTGCCGGTGGAATGGATACGCGACGATGCCGCCTATCTGGTGATGGATCGCTGGGGTGGGCTGCGGCCGCAGATCGCGCCGCACGACATCCTGAAGATCTTCATCGCCGAGTTCGACGCCGCCTATGACGAGGGCGGCATTTTCCAGCTGACCATGCATCCCGACATCATCGGCCATCGCTCGCGGATCTGGATCGTCGAGGCGCTGGTCGCCCACATACGCAGCCGCGGCAAGGTCTGGTTCGCCACCCACGCGGATGTGGTTCGCCATGTCAAAGCAGACTGCGCCTGA
- a CDS encoding Crp/Fnr family transcriptional regulator, producing MPSANDSDDLPRLARIDPSLFDLLFSGCKIERYAAGQHLFVQEDVADRIYGVMSGTVEISIYSPGGQKLVANIELSRSLVGEIGALDGRPRTATAICLTACGLVSLSRTQLFDRIEKNPPLARAMIELLCTRLRWVSGELGDQAFFGIEARLAKRLIFLAGVMADAGGWIPISQSELGEFLGATRESVNKTLNDWRTRQIIDIKRGGLRMVDASALRHLAESRDDD from the coding sequence ATGCCCAGCGCAAACGACAGCGATGACCTGCCGCGCCTAGCCCGGATCGATCCGAGCCTGTTTGATCTGCTGTTCAGCGGCTGCAAGATCGAACGTTATGCAGCGGGCCAGCATCTCTTCGTCCAGGAAGACGTCGCCGACCGCATCTATGGCGTGATGAGCGGCACGGTGGAGATTTCGATATACTCGCCAGGCGGCCAGAAACTGGTGGCCAACATCGAACTGTCGCGCAGCCTGGTCGGAGAGATCGGCGCGCTCGACGGGCGCCCGCGCACGGCGACCGCGATCTGCCTGACCGCTTGCGGGCTGGTCTCGCTCAGCCGGACACAGCTCTTCGATCGCATCGAGAAGAATCCGCCATTGGCGCGCGCCATGATCGAATTGTTGTGCACGAGATTGCGCTGGGTCAGCGGCGAACTCGGAGACCAGGCCTTTTTCGGCATCGAGGCCAGGCTGGCGAAACGGCTGATCTTCCTTGCCGGCGTGATGGCGGATGCCGGCGGCTGGATACCGATCTCGCAGTCGGAACTCGGCGAATTCCTCGGAGCAACCCGCGAGTCCGTCAACAAGACGCTCAATGACTGGCGCACAAGGCAGATCATCGACATCAAACGCGGCGGGTTGCGCATGGTCGATGCCAGTGCTCTTCGCCACCTGGCCGAGTCGCGCGACGACGACTGA
- a CDS encoding adenylate/guanylate cyclase domain-containing protein, protein MAERHYTRQLATIVSIDAVEFSRLMGIDDESAVAAFEARRDIIVDRCGAFGGRTFGEAGDSIMAEFGNPIEALRAAFDFQERIGTLNASVDKHMRMPFRAGINTGDVIVREGRLYGDDVNIAARIQEFAPHDGLAVSETTWHHVKDKTAAEFTDLGEFTLKNIVLPVRVLIAGRNGNGASPIVPAVPQNNQQRFSKGPPAIAVLPFRGEGGERDIGYMADGIAEDIIYGLSNTRWLSVIAKSSSFQFRDDTLGTRVIGNALGARYVVSGTLIRNNGKIRLDTSLADASNGRLVWSQRFDRDLVDIFKLRDQIGSEIVSILDKEVDRAEQVRTFQVPWESLESWQLVRRGRWHMNRRTRGDTEMALEFFEKAYQEDPNSSTVLNELAWWYFWRAWLHFGDSDDLDKVERYARKALLMDSQDPRPHAHLGVIEIMRGKPGAAIDHLEEAIRINPSFAFARSAMGSARLLEGDAAGAIPFFLDAERLSPFDLYRFHNLGELASAYNFVEDWPSAIATADRSLNLSPGYFYARFVKVGALARSGRNDDAKRELAIFMARHPDFSEQRVRWIPFADKAANEFLIANVELAKSTA, encoded by the coding sequence ATGGCTGAGCGGCATTACACGCGTCAGTTGGCGACGATCGTTTCGATCGACGCGGTGGAATTCTCGCGCCTGATGGGCATAGACGATGAATCCGCCGTTGCCGCATTCGAGGCCAGGCGTGACATCATCGTCGATCGCTGCGGCGCATTCGGCGGGCGCACCTTCGGCGAAGCCGGCGACAGCATCATGGCCGAGTTCGGCAATCCGATCGAGGCCCTGCGCGCGGCTTTCGATTTCCAGGAGCGCATCGGCACGCTCAATGCATCCGTCGACAAACACATGCGCATGCCCTTTCGCGCCGGTATCAACACCGGCGATGTCATCGTCCGTGAGGGGCGGCTCTATGGCGACGACGTCAATATCGCCGCCAGAATCCAGGAATTCGCACCGCATGACGGCCTCGCCGTTTCGGAGACGACCTGGCACCATGTGAAGGACAAGACCGCGGCCGAGTTCACCGATCTCGGCGAATTCACGCTGAAGAACATCGTGCTGCCGGTGCGCGTCCTGATCGCCGGCCGCAACGGAAACGGCGCGTCTCCCATCGTCCCAGCCGTTCCCCAGAATAACCAGCAGAGGTTCTCCAAAGGCCCGCCGGCCATAGCCGTCCTGCCCTTCAGGGGCGAGGGCGGCGAGCGCGACATCGGCTACATGGCCGATGGTATTGCCGAGGACATCATCTACGGCCTTTCCAACACCAGATGGCTCTCGGTCATCGCCAAGAGTTCCAGCTTCCAGTTTCGCGACGATACGCTGGGCACGCGGGTGATCGGCAACGCGCTGGGCGCGCGCTACGTCGTCAGCGGCACGTTGATACGCAACAACGGGAAGATCCGTCTGGACACGTCGCTTGCCGATGCATCGAACGGCCGACTGGTCTGGTCACAACGGTTCGACCGCGATCTGGTCGATATCTTCAAGTTGCGCGACCAGATTGGCAGCGAGATCGTCTCGATACTGGACAAGGAAGTCGACCGCGCCGAGCAGGTGCGGACGTTCCAGGTGCCTTGGGAAAGCCTGGAGAGTTGGCAATTGGTGCGGCGCGGTCGCTGGCACATGAACCGGCGCACGCGCGGCGATACGGAAATGGCGCTGGAATTCTTCGAGAAGGCCTATCAGGAGGATCCGAATTCGAGCACCGTCCTGAATGAACTGGCATGGTGGTATTTCTGGCGGGCGTGGCTGCATTTCGGCGACAGCGACGATCTGGACAAGGTCGAGCGATACGCCCGCAAGGCCTTGCTGATGGATAGCCAGGATCCGCGCCCGCACGCCCACCTTGGCGTCATCGAGATCATGAGGGGAAAGCCCGGGGCCGCGATCGACCACCTGGAGGAGGCGATCCGCATCAATCCGAGCTTTGCCTTCGCGCGTTCGGCAATGGGCAGCGCGCGTCTGCTGGAGGGCGACGCCGCGGGTGCGATACCGTTCTTTCTCGATGCCGAGCGATTGAGCCCCTTCGACCTCTATCGGTTCCACAATCTTGGCGAACTGGCCTCAGCCTACAATTTCGTCGAAGACTGGCCATCCGCGATCGCCACCGCCGACCGCTCGCTCAATCTGTCGCCCGGCTATTTCTATGCCAGGTTCGTCAAGGTCGGGGCCTTGGCGAGAAGCGGCCGTAACGACGATGCCAAGCGGGAACTGGCCATCTTCATGGCACGGCATCCCGATTTCTCCGAGCAGCGGGTTCGCTGGATACCATTCGCGGACAAGGCCGCAAACGAGTTTCTCATCGCCAATGTCGAACTGGCCAAATCAACCGCATGA
- a CDS encoding transporter substrate-binding domain-containing protein, with the protein MASRSSLAAALAIIALPLLGGVATAKDWKSVTVGVEGAFPPFNSVNASGEVEGLDLDVMKEVCKRAALDCKIVVQDWDSQIPSLLAGKFDVVLTMGPNPERRKVIDFSNPYVITPNTFLVPADGPLANLPHTGERLSTDTPEGQKAVADLKEALTGKTLGASLSTSQLQFVEENFAGAVEVRTYKSAEQSHLDLEGGRIDAQFDNVVFVNDRAKGSNGALKASGPLLTGGIMATNVCLGIRKEEPELKAILDKAIEGMRADGSLAKISEKWFAMDLSPQK; encoded by the coding sequence ATGGCCTCAAGATCATCGCTGGCAGCCGCGCTTGCCATCATTGCATTGCCTCTGCTGGGCGGTGTCGCCACCGCAAAGGACTGGAAATCGGTTACCGTTGGCGTCGAAGGCGCCTTCCCGCCCTTCAACTCCGTGAACGCCAGCGGCGAGGTCGAAGGGCTCGATCTCGACGTCATGAAGGAAGTCTGCAAACGCGCCGCGCTCGATTGCAAGATCGTGGTGCAGGATTGGGATAGCCAGATCCCGTCGCTGCTGGCCGGCAAGTTCGACGTGGTCCTGACCATGGGTCCCAACCCAGAGCGCCGCAAGGTCATCGACTTCTCCAATCCCTACGTCATCACCCCAAACACGTTCCTCGTGCCCGCCGATGGCCCGCTCGCCAACCTGCCCCACACAGGGGAAAGATTGTCGACCGATACGCCGGAAGGCCAGAAGGCCGTGGCCGATCTCAAGGAAGCACTGACGGGCAAGACGCTTGGCGCCTCGCTGTCCACGAGCCAGTTGCAGTTCGTCGAGGAGAATTTTGCCGGCGCTGTCGAAGTCCGGACCTACAAATCAGCCGAACAAAGCCATCTCGATCTCGAAGGCGGCCGCATCGATGCGCAGTTCGACAATGTTGTGTTCGTCAATGATCGCGCCAAGGGCAGCAATGGCGCGCTGAAGGCCAGCGGCCCGTTGCTGACGGGTGGCATCATGGCCACCAACGTCTGCCTGGGCATCCGCAAGGAAGAGCCTGAGCTCAAGGCAATCCTCGACAAGGCTATCGAGGGCATGCGCGCCGACGGCAGCTTGGCCAAAATCTCCGAAAAGTGGTTCGCGATGGATTTGAGCCCGCAGAAATAA
- a CDS encoding MucR family transcriptional regulator: protein MTEETDRRSAELIGLTTEIVAAYVQNNSIPSANLPDLIASVYLSISNLGPPAIVERPVQTPAVNPKRSVFPDYIVSLEDGRKFKSMKRHLSLLGMTPDEYRQKWNLPPDYPIVSADYAAQRSALAKAAGLGRKAAPVKAPSKRKSKA, encoded by the coding sequence ATGACAGAAGAGACCGACCGTCGCTCGGCAGAACTAATCGGACTGACAACAGAAATTGTCGCCGCATATGTGCAAAATAATTCCATACCCTCGGCTAACCTGCCGGATCTGATTGCTTCGGTTTATCTCTCGATTTCAAATCTTGGTCCGCCTGCAATCGTCGAACGGCCCGTGCAGACGCCTGCCGTCAACCCGAAGCGGTCGGTGTTTCCCGACTACATCGTGTCGCTGGAGGACGGTCGCAAGTTCAAGTCAATGAAGCGCCATCTCAGCCTGCTTGGGATGACGCCCGACGAGTACCGCCAGAAATGGAATCTGCCGCCTGATTATCCCATCGTTTCGGCCGATTATGCAGCTCAGCGGTCCGCTCTCGCAAAGGCGGCGGGCCTCGGTAGAAAAGCGGCGCCCGTGAAAGCACCTTCCAAGCGAAAGTCAAAAGCCTAG
- a CDS encoding cytochrome P450 has product MIRIKYFDAIRAAQKSQRPLSQMPPFDIERLRSKGFAARLAGFLFSDPRWLLALLRRFWPNLAIGNFLLVTRNADVRDILERGDEFETPYGPEMTELARGSNFILGMQDGAAYRRMKSSVLSAFPPSEVEAVVRPIAAQQSREIMTGATPGFDAVADLMKIVPVRICRDYFGLEIDDETEFANWSLGLSALFFSDPTANPTVRQLAVVAGDRLIKVIDRSIAAIRDKGAKDEKPLPRLVALLDQGRLSLPDLHSIMLGMITGFVPTNLLAGSNCLDVILSRPDARQAIDAALADEDTDRLDKAIREAMRFKPIWVGPWRYTSRDTTIARGTRRERVVKAGTVVMPATLSAMFDPDAVQNPNVFDITRPDRDYMVFGHGIHLCIGAEIARIQIGESLRALFQKPNLRRSPGKVGRMTNVGAYPDSLAVDFDRPALCRTVDQSMVTVVCPIARSASLDDVNRRVGQLGNPADDEIRAELNAAGIIHFTSLAVVPADEADDGSGRQAGALVLEISGDGSIDDVINAVTQAIGHRLRPVFKDACDLGDGAPLHDFLRKHNVDISPSFGSNAGLVFSGTPGHSVQRILAEAELADSIRALVEKPRPASVSAAAVLEEARRHVRSSGKFAWAFEPAESLLEDPPGKWWQAITTTLLAPPMLAAVFVTVLVFTWAIYVHVFGDPAGVTLATVIIAGVALLLAALGLLALTGLFLGACFLALRRLENSDRPDNTAIDLIALNKILAHEDHFAQNHLTAISTMKPGTLRWLALRLSFYLISISAKKVFKPGFLANINTIHFARWVLVPGTNKLVFFSNYGGSWESYLEDFIAKAAAGLTGVWSNTQGYPRTRWLFLDGARDADRFKRWARRQQVPTLFWYSAYHDLNTVGIRVNSQIRRGIAGATGSEARDWLSLFGSLPRPSTQQTGAAISLLTPAPPAVEQLETGEIQSIFFGPFGSLGHAHMLGIAVPDNLSSVSRKAWLEFVVERTSFGDGVPSARAMTVALGPNGLKHLGLDGGVGADPLDSFPAAFRHGMGNPQRSRILNDLGDSAPDKWEWGSHRNPVDLAVVCYAESQEMLQAEIAAIKQRVVNAGMTVVAQLPLMVIRDGKKSLEHFGFVDGVSQPIVIGTTRAKASTAPMHLVAPGEFLFGYRDEHGFYPASPWVQASQDRDGILPAVRHNRIIPGQPPSPHDFGRNGTFIVLRQLEQHVEAFHDYCKTAATQVASDTGNPAVTPRWVAAKMLGRWPDGSSLVRNPDGRPGRSVDNDYAFGVEDPQGHRCPLGAHVRRSNPRDSLGEDHETQIQIGKRHRIIRAGRSYEKQDEKGAVEKGLLFMCMNADIERQYEFIQQTWVSSSSFQGLVDERDPMIGKHRGGSFTIPSWEKATVLKGIPKFITTRGGGYFFMPSRSALRYLISRL; this is encoded by the coding sequence ATGATCAGGATCAAATACTTCGACGCCATTCGCGCGGCCCAGAAAAGCCAGCGTCCGCTGTCGCAAATGCCGCCCTTCGACATCGAACGGCTCCGTTCAAAGGGTTTTGCGGCGCGCCTCGCCGGCTTCCTGTTCAGCGATCCTCGCTGGCTCCTGGCGCTTTTGCGCAGGTTCTGGCCCAACCTTGCCATAGGCAATTTCCTGCTCGTCACCAGAAATGCCGACGTTCGCGACATATTGGAGCGCGGCGACGAATTCGAGACGCCTTACGGGCCGGAGATGACCGAGCTCGCGCGGGGATCGAACTTCATCCTCGGCATGCAGGATGGCGCCGCCTACCGGCGAATGAAATCATCGGTGCTGAGCGCCTTTCCGCCGTCGGAGGTCGAAGCCGTTGTCAGGCCGATCGCCGCGCAGCAGTCGCGCGAAATCATGACTGGCGCCACGCCCGGTTTCGATGCGGTCGCCGATCTGATGAAGATCGTCCCGGTGCGCATCTGCCGCGATTACTTCGGCCTCGAGATTGACGACGAGACCGAGTTCGCGAACTGGTCCCTGGGCTTGAGTGCGTTGTTCTTCTCCGATCCGACCGCGAACCCGACCGTGCGCCAGCTTGCCGTGGTGGCCGGAGATCGGCTGATCAAGGTCATCGACCGCTCTATCGCGGCGATCAGGGACAAGGGTGCGAAGGACGAGAAGCCTCTGCCCCGGCTGGTCGCCTTGCTCGATCAGGGGCGCCTGTCATTGCCCGATCTTCATTCGATCATGCTGGGCATGATCACCGGCTTCGTTCCGACCAACCTGCTTGCCGGCAGCAATTGCCTCGACGTCATCCTGTCGCGGCCGGACGCCCGACAGGCCATCGATGCGGCACTGGCCGACGAAGACACCGACAGGCTGGACAAGGCCATTCGGGAAGCCATGCGGTTCAAGCCGATCTGGGTTGGTCCGTGGCGCTACACCAGCCGCGATACGACCATCGCCAGGGGAACGCGCCGCGAGCGCGTGGTGAAGGCGGGAACGGTGGTCATGCCGGCAACGCTGTCGGCGATGTTCGATCCCGATGCCGTGCAGAACCCGAATGTCTTCGATATCACGCGTCCGGATCGCGATTACATGGTCTTTGGACATGGCATCCATCTGTGCATAGGCGCCGAAATCGCCAGGATCCAGATCGGCGAAAGTCTGCGTGCCCTGTTCCAGAAGCCTAACCTGCGCCGGTCCCCCGGCAAGGTCGGACGAATGACGAATGTCGGCGCCTATCCGGACAGCCTCGCGGTCGATTTCGACCGGCCGGCCCTTTGCCGGACGGTCGACCAGTCGATGGTGACGGTGGTCTGCCCGATCGCTCGAAGTGCATCGCTGGATGACGTCAACCGCCGGGTCGGCCAGCTCGGCAACCCGGCCGACGACGAGATCCGCGCCGAGTTGAACGCAGCCGGCATCATTCATTTCACCAGCCTGGCTGTGGTCCCCGCTGACGAGGCGGACGATGGGTCGGGCCGTCAGGCAGGGGCGCTTGTTCTCGAAATCTCCGGCGACGGCAGCATCGATGACGTCATCAATGCCGTGACGCAGGCCATCGGACATCGGCTACGGCCGGTTTTCAAGGACGCCTGCGACCTGGGAGATGGCGCGCCGCTGCACGACTTCCTGCGCAAGCACAATGTCGATATCTCGCCTTCGTTCGGCAGCAATGCCGGTCTGGTGTTTTCGGGGACGCCGGGGCATTCGGTCCAGCGTATCCTGGCTGAAGCCGAACTCGCCGACTCCATTCGCGCCCTTGTCGAGAAACCTCGGCCCGCCAGCGTCAGTGCCGCCGCAGTGCTTGAGGAAGCCCGGCGTCATGTGCGGTCATCGGGAAAATTCGCATGGGCGTTCGAGCCGGCCGAGAGCCTGCTCGAAGACCCGCCAGGAAAGTGGTGGCAAGCCATAACCACGACGCTGCTGGCGCCGCCAATGCTGGCCGCCGTCTTCGTGACCGTGCTCGTCTTTACATGGGCGATCTATGTGCACGTGTTCGGTGATCCGGCCGGTGTCACTTTGGCCACCGTCATCATTGCCGGCGTTGCGCTGCTGTTGGCCGCGCTCGGGCTTCTGGCTTTGACGGGGCTATTCCTCGGTGCCTGTTTCCTTGCCCTGAGGCGGCTCGAAAACAGCGACCGTCCTGACAACACCGCGATCGACCTCATCGCCCTGAACAAGATCCTCGCCCACGAGGATCACTTCGCCCAGAACCATTTGACGGCGATCTCGACGATGAAGCCTGGAACCTTGCGGTGGCTGGCGCTCAGGCTTTCGTTCTACCTTATCTCCATCTCGGCCAAGAAAGTCTTCAAGCCGGGCTTCCTCGCCAACATCAACACCATTCACTTCGCCCGCTGGGTGCTGGTGCCTGGCACCAACAAGCTTGTGTTCTTTTCCAACTACGGCGGCAGCTGGGAGAGCTATCTCGAGGATTTCATCGCCAAGGCGGCTGCCGGCCTGACCGGCGTATGGAGCAACACTCAAGGATATCCGCGTACCCGCTGGCTGTTTCTCGACGGCGCGCGCGATGCTGATCGCTTCAAGCGCTGGGCGCGGCGGCAGCAGGTGCCGACCCTGTTCTGGTATTCGGCCTATCACGATCTCAATACGGTCGGTATCCGCGTCAATTCCCAGATAAGGCGAGGCATCGCCGGGGCGACCGGCAGCGAAGCGCGTGACTGGCTGAGCCTGTTCGGATCCTTGCCGCGTCCGAGCACGCAGCAAACCGGGGCGGCGATCAGCCTCCTCACGCCTGCTCCGCCAGCCGTGGAGCAATTGGAAACCGGTGAAATCCAGTCCATTTTCTTTGGTCCGTTCGGCTCGCTGGGCCATGCCCACATGCTGGGCATCGCTGTTCCCGACAATCTCTCCAGCGTCAGCCGAAAAGCGTGGCTGGAGTTTGTCGTCGAGCGAACGAGCTTCGGCGATGGCGTCCCGTCGGCGCGCGCCATGACAGTGGCGCTCGGTCCCAATGGCCTCAAGCATTTGGGGCTGGATGGCGGCGTCGGTGCCGATCCCCTGGATTCATTTCCGGCAGCGTTCCGCCATGGCATGGGCAACCCCCAGCGCAGCCGCATTCTCAATGATCTCGGCGACAGCGCGCCAGACAAATGGGAATGGGGCTCGCACAGAAACCCTGTGGACCTGGCGGTCGTTTGCTATGCCGAAAGCCAGGAGATGCTGCAGGCCGAGATCGCTGCCATCAAGCAAAGGGTCGTGAATGCGGGCATGACCGTGGTCGCGCAACTGCCTTTGATGGTAATACGCGACGGCAAGAAGTCGCTCGAGCATTTTGGCTTTGTCGACGGCGTTTCGCAGCCGATCGTCATCGGAACCACGCGCGCCAAGGCCAGTACCGCGCCGATGCACCTGGTGGCGCCGGGCGAGTTTCTGTTCGGCTATCGCGATGAACATGGCTTCTATCCGGCATCGCCTTGGGTCCAGGCGTCGCAAGATCGCGACGGCATCCTGCCGGCGGTGCGCCACAACCGCATCATCCCCGGCCAGCCGCCATCGCCACATGATTTCGGTCGCAACGGCACTTTCATCGTGCTGCGCCAGCTCGAGCAGCACGTCGAAGCCTTCCATGACTATTGCAAGACCGCGGCCACGCAGGTGGCAAGTGATACCGGCAACCCGGCTGTTACCCCGCGCTGGGTTGCCGCCAAGATGCTTGGCCGCTGGCCCGACGGCAGCTCGCTGGTGCGCAATCCCGACGGTCGCCCGGGTCGCAGCGTCGACAATGACTACGCCTTTGGCGTCGAGGATCCACAAGGGCATCGCTGTCCGCTGGGTGCCCATGTCCGTCGGTCGAATCCGCGCGATTCACTGGGCGAAGACCATGAGACGCAGATCCAGATCGGCAAGCGCCACCGGATCATCCGGGCGGGCCGCAGCTATGAGAAGCAGGACGAGAAGGGCGCGGTCGAAAAGGGCCTGCTCTTCATGTGCATGAACGCCGACATCGAGCGCCAGTACGAATTCATCCAGCAGACCTGGGTGTCGTCGTCTTCGTTCCAGGGCCTCGTCGACGAAAGGGACCCGATGATCGGCAAGCATCGCGGCGGCAGTTTCACCATCCCGTCATGGGAAAAGGCCACCGTGCTGAAAGGCATTCCGAAATTCATCACCACGCGGGGTGGCGGATATTTCTTCATGCCGAGCCGGTCCGCGCTGCGCTATCTGATATCGCGGCTCTGA